The window CCGGCGGACGTCATGCAGCGCCTGCGCCAGCTGGGCATCAACACCTCGGCGAGCCCACGTGAGGTCGGCGTGCTGGACTTCGACCAGAAGGAAGTGTCGGGTGCGCTACGCGCCTCGCCCCACTACTACAACACCGCCGAAGAGATCGACCGCTTCGTGGAAGCGGTTGCGGCTATGGTGTGAGGACTACCACTCAATTCGGGTGATGCGGCCGCGCGGTCCCACCATCCAGCCCACACCGCCCGCCGCGACGCCGACCGCCCAGTAGGTCTGATCGGAGAGCGCTCGCCAGGTGCGCCCACCGTCGTCGGAGACGTCCGCACCACCCGGCCCCACCGCCACGACGGTGGTGGTGCCTGGCACGAAGGCGCTCCCGTAGACGGGGCCCAGCAGATGCAGCGCCCCGCCGGCCGCCCAGGTCCGTCCGCCGTCCCGGGTCAGCAGCACGTTGTCGGTGCGTGCCTCCATCTGCGCCAGGTCACCCCCCAGCGCCACGCCGCTCCCCGCCGCACCGAAGGCCACCGTGGTCAGGCCGGCCGCATCGCCGCGGACCACGGGAGCCTCCTGCACCGACCACTGTCCGGCCCCCGAACGCAGCGACAGCAGCCGGGCGTTCCCCCCCGCGCCGGTGGCAATCCAGAACGCGCCGTCCGGCGCGGCCCGAGCGCAGGTCCCGGAGGCGGCGAACCCGCCCTCTCCCTGGCCGGCGGCGGGCAGCGCCGCGGCGGAGACTCGATTCCAGTTCCGTCCCCCGTCCTTCGTCTCCAGAAGGAACGGCACCCCGTCGAAGGAGTCGCCATAGGCGAAGCCGTGCGTCTCATCCAGGAAATCCAGGCAATCCAGGAACCCCGCCGGCTCCTCCATCAGGAAGGTCAAGCTCCAGCTGGCTCCCCCGTCCTCGGTCCGGTAGAGGCGCGAAAGGGGCCCGTTCCCCGAGGTCAGCACCACGGCCTCGCGGCCGCTGAACCCGTGCACGTCACGGAACTGGAGGGAGTCGCCGGCCTCACTGGGCCGGGTGACCCAGGTGCCGCCCCCGTCCAGCGTCAGGAGGATGGTCCCGGCGTGGCCGCTCGCCCAGACCACTCGTTGGCTCACCGGACTCACCGCCTGTAGGAGCGCGTCCGTGCCCGAGGTCTGCTCCACCAGGGTGATCAGAGGCGGGCGAGGGGCGCTGCCCTGGCCACGGAGCGTGCCGCTCCCGGCGAGCGCGAAGACCAGCCCGAGTACCATCCGTCGTATGGCGAGGCTCATGCACCGCAGCCTATCCGGCCACCCGGGCTGCGGCAATGCGGACCGGGTCGGTTGCCCCTGCCCCCGCTCGTGAAGATTGTTGGGGGCTCGCCCGTAGGTCCTGCGTAGAACCGTCAAACTGGAGTCTGCTTGCAACCGGAGGTCGAGCGGGAGTTGATCGCGAAGTGTCGGGCCGGAGGCCCCCGCTTCTTCGAGCCGATCGTTCGGGCCTACGAGGGCCCGGGCCTCAGGCTCGCACTCGGCATGCTCGGTGACGCCGACGAGGCGCGCGACGCGGTGCAGGATGCCTTCGTGAAGGCCTGGCAGTCGCTCGCCCGCTTCGACCCCAAGCGTCCCTTCGGCCCCTGGTTCTTCCAGATCCTCCGCAACCGGTGTCGCGACCTCCTGCGCAGTCGGCAGGCCCGCTTCAAGGTCGAGGTGCTGGACGAGAACCTGGAGAGGAATCCGGACGACGCGGCGAACCGACCCGATCACGTACGGGAGCGGGCGGCGCGGCGCGAGTTGTTGTGGAAGGCGCTCGAGCAGGTGGCGCCGGAGCACCGTGAGGTTCTGGTCTTGAAGGAATTGGAAGGGTTCCGCTACCAGGAGATCGCGTCCATCCTGGACATCCCCGACGGGACCGTCGCCAGCCGTCTCTTCCACGCACGTCGCGCGTTGAAGGAGGCGCTGGAG is drawn from Gemmatimonadota bacterium and contains these coding sequences:
- a CDS encoding oxidoreductase; translation: MSLAIRRMVLGLVFALAGSGTLRGQGSAPRPPLITLVEQTSGTDALLQAVSPVSQRVVWASGHAGTILLTLDGGGTWVTRPSEAGDSLQFRDVHGFSGREAVVLTSGNGPLSRLYRTEDGGASWSLTFLMEEPAGFLDCLDFLDETHGFAYGDSFDGVPFLLETKDGGRNWNRVSAAALPAAGQGEGGFAASGTCARAAPDGAFWIATGAGGNARLLSLRSGAGQWSVQEAPVVRGDAAGLTTVAFGAAGSGVALGGDLAQMEARTDNVLLTRDGGRTWAAGGALHLLGPVYGSAFVPGTTTVVAVGPGGADVSDDGGRTWRALSDQTYWAVGVAAGGVGWMVGPRGRITRIEW
- a CDS encoding RNA polymerase sigma factor, which gives rise to MQPEVERELIAKCRAGGPRFFEPIVRAYEGPGLRLALGMLGDADEARDAVQDAFVKAWQSLARFDPKRPFGPWFFQILRNRCRDLLRSRQARFKVEVLDENLERNPDDAANRPDHVRERAARRELLWKALEQVAPEHREVLVLKELEGFRYQEIASILDIPDGTVASRLFHARRALKEALEMMGWTTLEGHTH